Proteins co-encoded in one Methylobacterium sp. WL1 genomic window:
- the mmsB gene encoding multiple monosaccharide ABC transporter permease, giving the protein MTETSAAKTMPPGPESVPDAKPAADARAKRGFLGTSQFRDYGLVIALLLITLFFEYTTNGVLFQPLNLTNLILQNSYVVVMALGMLLVIVAGHIDLSIGSIVGFVGALAGLLMVHYGIDPFTATIVCLAVGAAIGGLQGAFVAYLGIPSFIVTLAGMLVFRGLTLALLQGASIGPFPEVFQLLSKGFLVNFAGPWTAMLMGLVLALLLLGMNWQRRSVQVRHGGSPDSLASFIARNGIITAVILAFAYQMSSYRGLPNVLLVMFVLVMIYRFVTTRTTIGRRIYALGGNIKAARLSGIKTERLTFLTFANMGALAGLAGMIFAARLNTATPKAGVGFELDVIAACFIGGASAAGGIGKVSGVVIGAFIIGVMNNGMSILGIGIDYQQVIKGIVLLAAVCLDVYNKKNRA; this is encoded by the coding sequence ATGACCGAGACCTCTGCGGCCAAGACGATGCCCCCCGGTCCCGAGTCCGTCCCGGACGCCAAGCCCGCTGCCGATGCGCGCGCCAAGCGCGGCTTCCTGGGAACCTCGCAGTTCCGGGATTACGGGCTGGTGATCGCCCTGCTGCTGATCACGCTGTTCTTCGAGTACACGACGAACGGCGTGCTGTTCCAGCCGCTCAACCTGACCAACCTGATCCTGCAGAACAGCTACGTCGTCGTGATGGCGCTGGGCATGCTGCTGGTCATCGTGGCCGGCCATATCGACCTGTCGATCGGCTCAATCGTCGGCTTCGTCGGCGCCCTGGCGGGTCTGCTCATGGTGCATTACGGCATCGACCCGTTCACCGCGACCATCGTGTGCCTCGCGGTCGGCGCCGCCATCGGCGGCCTGCAGGGCGCGTTCGTGGCGTATCTCGGGATCCCGAGCTTCATCGTCACCCTCGCCGGCATGCTGGTGTTCCGGGGCCTGACGCTCGCGCTGTTGCAGGGCGCCTCGATCGGGCCGTTCCCGGAGGTGTTCCAGCTCCTTTCCAAAGGCTTCCTGGTCAACTTCGCCGGGCCCTGGACCGCGATGCTGATGGGGCTCGTGCTCGCGCTCCTCCTGCTCGGCATGAACTGGCAGCGCCGCTCCGTTCAGGTCCGCCACGGAGGCTCGCCGGACAGCCTGGCCTCGTTCATCGCCCGCAACGGCATTATCACCGCGGTGATCCTGGCCTTCGCGTACCAGATGAGTTCGTATCGCGGCCTGCCGAACGTGTTGCTGGTCATGTTCGTGCTGGTGATGATCTACCGCTTCGTCACCACCCGCACGACGATCGGGCGGCGCATCTACGCGCTGGGCGGCAACATCAAGGCCGCACGCCTGTCGGGCATCAAGACCGAGCGGCTCACTTTCCTGACCTTCGCCAACATGGGTGCCCTCGCCGGGCTCGCCGGCATGATCTTCGCCGCGCGCCTCAACACCGCGACCCCGAAGGCCGGCGTCGGGTTCGAGCTCGACGTGATCGCGGCCTGCTTCATCGGCGGCGCCTCGGCCGCGGGCGGCATCGGCAAGGTTTCGGGGGTCGTCATCGGGGCGTTCATCATCGGCGTGATGAACAACGGCATGTCGATCCTCGGGATCGGCATCGACTACCAGCAAGTCATCAAGGGTATCGTGCTGCTCGCGGCTGTCTGCCTCGACGTCTACAACAAGAAGAACCGGGCCTGA
- the atpA gene encoding F0F1 ATP synthase subunit alpha, translating to MDIRAAEISAILKDQIKNFGEEAEVSEVGQVLSVGDGIARAYGLDNVQAGEMVEFESGVRGMALNLEQDNVGIVIFGSDREIKEGQTVKRTGAIVDVPVGKGLLGRVVDGLGNPIDGKGPIESTERRRVDVKAPGIIPRKSVHEPMATGLKAIDALIPVGRGQRELIIGDRQTGKTAIALDTILNQKPGHAAGGDEKAKLFCIYVAIGQKRSTVAQFVKVLEDQGALEYSIVIAATASDAAPMQFIAPFAGCAMGEYFRDNGMHAVIVYDDLSKQAVAYRQMSLLLRRPPGREAYPGDVFYLHSRLLERAAKMGDAAGNGSLTALPVIETQANDVSAYIPTNVISITDGQIFLETDLFYQGIRPAVNVGLSVSRVGSSAQTKAMKKVAGKIKGELAQYREMAAFAQFGSDLDASTQQLLNRGSRLTELLKQPQFSPLKMEEQVAVIYAGVNGYLDKLPVNKIRAFEDSLLSTLRTKHQDLLGAIATSKDLSDESAGKLKSVVEGVAKSIGN from the coding sequence ATGGACATCCGCGCCGCCGAGATCTCCGCGATCCTGAAGGACCAGATCAAGAACTTCGGCGAAGAGGCCGAGGTCTCCGAGGTTGGGCAGGTCCTGTCCGTTGGTGACGGCATCGCCCGCGCCTACGGCCTCGACAACGTCCAGGCCGGTGAGATGGTTGAGTTCGAGTCGGGCGTGCGCGGCATGGCGCTCAACCTCGAGCAGGACAACGTCGGCATCGTGATCTTCGGCTCCGACCGTGAGATCAAGGAAGGCCAGACCGTCAAGCGTACCGGCGCCATCGTGGACGTGCCGGTCGGCAAGGGCCTGCTCGGCCGCGTGGTCGACGGCCTCGGCAACCCGATCGACGGCAAGGGCCCGATCGAGTCCACCGAGCGTCGCCGCGTCGACGTGAAGGCGCCGGGCATTATTCCGCGCAAGTCGGTGCACGAGCCGATGGCCACGGGCCTGAAGGCGATCGACGCCCTCATCCCGGTCGGCCGCGGCCAGCGCGAGCTGATCATCGGCGATCGCCAGACCGGCAAGACCGCCATCGCCCTCGACACCATCCTGAACCAGAAGCCCGGCCACGCCGCCGGCGGCGACGAGAAGGCCAAGCTCTTCTGCATCTACGTGGCCATCGGACAGAAGCGCTCCACGGTCGCCCAGTTCGTGAAGGTGCTCGAGGACCAGGGCGCCCTGGAATACTCGATCGTCATCGCCGCCACCGCCTCGGACGCCGCGCCGATGCAGTTCATCGCGCCGTTCGCCGGCTGCGCCATGGGCGAGTATTTCCGCGACAACGGCATGCACGCCGTGATCGTGTATGACGATCTGTCCAAGCAGGCCGTCGCCTACCGCCAGATGTCGCTGCTGCTGCGCCGCCCGCCGGGCCGTGAGGCTTATCCGGGCGACGTGTTCTACCTCCACAGCCGCCTGCTTGAGCGCGCCGCCAAGATGGGCGACGCCGCCGGCAACGGCTCGCTGACCGCGCTCCCGGTCATCGAGACCCAGGCCAACGACGTCTCGGCCTACATCCCGACCAACGTGATCTCGATCACCGACGGCCAGATCTTCCTCGAGACCGACCTGTTCTACCAGGGCATCCGCCCGGCGGTGAACGTCGGCCTCTCGGTGTCGCGGGTGGGCTCCTCGGCCCAGACCAAGGCGATGAAAAAGGTCGCCGGCAAGATCAAGGGCGAGCTGGCGCAGTACCGCGAGATGGCGGCCTTCGCGCAGTTCGGCTCCGATCTCGACGCCTCGACCCAGCAGCTCCTGAACCGCGGCTCGCGGCTCACCGAGCTCCTGAAGCAGCCGCAATTCTCGCCGCTGAAGATGGAAGAGCAGGTTGCTGTGATCTACGCCGGCGTGAACGGCTACCTGGACAAGCTGCCGGTCAACAAGATCCGCGCGTTCGAGGACAGCCTGCTCAGCACGCTGCGCACGAAGCATCAGGACCTGCTCGGCGCCATCGCCACCTCGAAGGACCTGTCGGACGAGAGCGCCGGCAAGCTGAAGAGCGTGGTTGAGGGCGTGGCCAAGTCGATCGGCAACTGA
- the chvE gene encoding multiple monosaccharide ABC transporter substrate-binding protein produces MLAGIAVPEALAAGGDLIGVAMPTKSSQRWIDDGNNIVKQLSAKGYKPDLQYADDDIPNQLAQIENMLTKGAKVLVIASIDGTTLSDVLSKAKDAGVKVIAYDRLIKGTPNVDFYATFDNFQVGVQQANSIVDALGLKDGKGPFNIELFGGSPDDNNAYFFYDGALSVLKPYVDAKKLVVRSGQAGMDKVSTLRWDPATAQARMDNLLSAYYGSAKLDAVLSPYDGISIGIISSLKGVGYGSGSLKMPVVSGQDAELQSVKSIIAGEQYSTVFKDTRELAKVTVAMIDAIENGKQPEVNDTKTYNNGKKIVPSFLLKPVVVTKDNWKPVLVETGYYTLDQLK; encoded by the coding sequence ATGCTGGCCGGCATCGCCGTGCCGGAGGCGCTCGCCGCCGGCGGCGACCTGATCGGTGTCGCCATGCCGACCAAGTCGTCTCAGCGCTGGATCGACGACGGCAACAACATCGTGAAGCAGCTGTCCGCCAAGGGCTACAAGCCGGACCTGCAATACGCCGACGACGACATCCCGAATCAGCTCGCCCAGATCGAGAACATGCTCACCAAAGGGGCAAAAGTCCTCGTGATCGCGTCGATCGACGGCACGACGCTCAGTGACGTGCTGTCGAAAGCCAAGGATGCCGGCGTCAAGGTCATCGCGTACGACCGCTTGATCAAGGGAACCCCGAACGTCGATTTCTACGCCACGTTCGACAACTTCCAGGTTGGCGTGCAGCAGGCCAACTCGATTGTCGACGCGCTCGGGCTGAAGGACGGCAAGGGCCCGTTCAACATCGAGCTGTTCGGCGGCTCGCCGGACGACAACAACGCCTACTTCTTCTACGACGGCGCGCTGTCGGTGCTGAAGCCGTATGTCGACGCGAAGAAACTGGTCGTGCGCTCTGGCCAAGCCGGAATGGACAAGGTCTCGACCCTGCGCTGGGATCCGGCCACCGCCCAGGCACGCATGGATAACCTGCTCTCGGCCTATTACGGCAGTGCCAAGCTCGATGCGGTCCTGTCGCCCTACGATGGCATCTCGATCGGCATCATCTCGTCGCTCAAAGGCGTCGGCTACGGCTCCGGCAGCCTGAAGATGCCGGTGGTCAGCGGCCAGGATGCCGAGCTGCAATCGGTCAAGTCCATCATCGCCGGCGAACAATACTCGACCGTGTTCAAGGATACGCGCGAGCTGGCCAAGGTAACTGTGGCGATGATTGACGCCATCGAGAACGGCAAGCAGCCCGAGGTGAACGACACCAAAACCTACAACAACGGCAAGAAGATCGTCCCGTCCTTCCTGCTGAAGCCGGTCGTCGTCACCAAGGATAACTGGAAGCCGGTCCTCGTGGAAACCGGCTACTACACGCTCGACCAGCTGAAATAA
- the mmsA gene encoding multiple monosaccharide ABC transporter ATP-binding protein translates to MQPVLEMRGITKTFPGVKALSDVNLTIRPAEIHALVGENGAGKSTLMKVLSGVYPHGTYEGEIHYEGRLSAFRDISDSERVGIVIIHQELALVPFLSIAENIFLGNEPARFGIIDRDRMFSRAVDLLRTVGLEENPETLVTHLGVGKQQLVEIAKALSKKVKLLILDEPTASLSEKDSDALLRLLVSFREQGIASILISHKLNEISKVADRITVLRDGTTVETLDCRDGTVDEDRIIRGMVGREMANRYPAREPRLGDVMLEVRNWTVHHAVHADRAVVRNVSLTVRKGEIVGIAGLMGSGRTELAMSLFGRAYGQGISGQVRIEGRDADVSSIGKAITAGIAYVTEDRKQLGLVLDETITKNTTLANLPGVSRAAVIDEDKECGVATDYRAKMRIRSFGVAQQTVNLSGGNQQKVVLSKWLFTHPKVLILDEPTRGIDVGAKYEIYAIINELAEGGKGVLMISSEMPELLGMCDRIYVMNEGRFVGEFQRSEASQEAIMRAIMRSKELNA, encoded by the coding sequence ATGCAGCCCGTCCTCGAAATGCGAGGGATTACGAAGACATTTCCCGGCGTCAAGGCGCTCTCCGACGTCAACCTGACGATCCGGCCGGCCGAGATCCATGCCCTGGTCGGGGAGAACGGCGCCGGAAAGTCGACGCTGATGAAGGTCCTGAGCGGGGTCTACCCGCACGGAACCTACGAGGGCGAGATCCATTACGAGGGCCGCCTCAGCGCGTTTCGGGACATCTCGGACAGCGAGCGCGTCGGGATCGTCATCATCCACCAGGAACTCGCGCTGGTTCCGTTCCTGTCGATCGCCGAGAACATCTTCCTCGGCAACGAGCCGGCCCGGTTCGGCATCATCGACCGGGACCGGATGTTCAGCCGGGCGGTCGACCTCCTGAGGACCGTGGGGCTCGAGGAGAACCCCGAAACGCTGGTCACCCATCTCGGCGTCGGCAAGCAGCAGCTCGTGGAGATCGCCAAGGCGCTCTCGAAGAAGGTGAAGCTGCTCATCCTCGATGAGCCGACCGCGAGCCTGAGCGAAAAGGACAGTGACGCGCTCCTGCGCCTGCTCGTCAGCTTTCGGGAACAGGGTATCGCGTCGATCCTGATCTCCCACAAGCTCAACGAGATCTCCAAGGTCGCCGACCGGATCACGGTTCTGCGCGACGGCACCACGGTCGAGACGCTGGATTGCCGTGACGGCACCGTCGATGAGGACCGAATCATCCGGGGCATGGTCGGCCGCGAGATGGCGAACCGGTATCCGGCCCGCGAGCCGCGGCTCGGCGACGTGATGCTGGAGGTGCGCAACTGGACGGTGCACCACGCCGTCCACGCCGACCGGGCGGTGGTGCGCAACGTCAGCCTCACCGTCCGCAAGGGCGAGATCGTCGGGATCGCCGGCCTGATGGGCTCGGGCCGCACCGAACTCGCCATGAGCCTGTTCGGCCGCGCCTACGGCCAGGGCATCTCGGGCCAAGTCCGGATCGAAGGCCGGGACGCCGACGTCTCGTCCATCGGCAAGGCGATCACGGCGGGCATCGCCTACGTCACCGAGGACCGCAAGCAGCTCGGCCTCGTGCTCGACGAGACCATCACCAAGAACACCACGCTGGCGAACCTGCCGGGCGTGTCCAGGGCCGCGGTGATCGACGAGGACAAGGAGTGCGGCGTCGCCACCGACTATCGCGCGAAGATGCGCATCCGCTCCTTCGGAGTCGCGCAGCAGACCGTAAACCTGTCCGGCGGCAACCAGCAGAAGGTCGTGCTGAGCAAGTGGCTGTTCACGCACCCCAAGGTGCTGATCCTGGACGAGCCGACTCGGGGCATCGACGTCGGCGCCAAGTACGAAATCTACGCGATCATCAACGAGCTGGCCGAGGGCGGCAAGGGCGTGCTGATGATCTCGTCCGAGATGCCTGAGCTACTCGGCATGTGCGACCGCATCTACGTGATGAACGAGGGGCGTTTCGTGGGTGAGTTCCAGCGCTCGGAGGCGAGCCAGGAGGCGATCATGCGCGCGATCATGCGCTCGAAGGAACTGAACGCATGA
- a CDS encoding polyprenyl synthetase family protein encodes MTSIPSTQAQTGSVKTATPAAGFSHRLTQVAETVETFLVERLGPEVGPGEIARPPRLMEAMRHAVLGGGKRLRPFLAIETARMLGGSEAAALAAGAGVELVHCYSLVHDDLPAMDDDDMRRGKPTVHKAYDEATAILVGDALQTLAFEIVADPTWQPDARIRADLVLGLARASGLGGMVGGQLLDLTAEGRFGAATMDVDDTLRMQAMKTGAILAFSVEAGAIVGGADEGQRAALLRYGLALGQAFQIADDILDREASPEAMGKATGKDKDAGKATLVDRLGLDGARAECDRLVGVCEDAVALWGEGARTLRDAARFTVARKT; translated from the coding sequence ATGACCTCGATACCCTCAACGCAGGCTCAGACCGGTTCGGTCAAGACGGCCACTCCCGCCGCCGGGTTTTCCCACAGGCTGACGCAGGTCGCCGAGACGGTCGAGACCTTCCTGGTCGAGCGCCTCGGACCAGAGGTCGGCCCCGGCGAGATCGCCCGGCCGCCGCGCCTGATGGAGGCGATGCGGCACGCGGTGCTGGGCGGCGGCAAGCGCCTGCGCCCGTTCCTGGCCATCGAGACCGCCCGGATGCTCGGTGGCTCGGAGGCCGCAGCGCTCGCGGCCGGCGCCGGTGTCGAACTGGTGCATTGCTACAGCCTCGTGCACGACGACCTCCCGGCCATGGACGACGACGACATGCGCCGCGGCAAGCCGACGGTGCACAAGGCCTACGACGAGGCGACCGCCATCCTGGTGGGCGACGCGCTGCAGACGCTCGCCTTCGAGATCGTCGCCGACCCGACCTGGCAGCCGGACGCGCGAATCCGCGCCGACCTCGTGCTCGGGCTCGCCCGCGCCTCAGGCCTCGGCGGAATGGTCGGCGGCCAGCTCCTCGACCTCACCGCCGAAGGGCGGTTCGGCGCCGCCACCATGGACGTGGACGACACCCTGCGGATGCAGGCGATGAAGACCGGCGCAATCCTGGCCTTCTCGGTGGAAGCCGGCGCGATCGTCGGCGGGGCCGACGAGGGTCAGCGGGCGGCGCTGCTGCGCTATGGTCTGGCACTGGGCCAGGCGTTCCAGATTGCCGACGACATCCTCGACCGGGAAGCCTCGCCCGAGGCGATGGGCAAGGCCACCGGCAAGGACAAGGACGCCGGCAAGGCGACCCTGGTGGATCGCCTGGGCCTGGACGGCGCCCGGGCCGAGTGCGACCGTCTGGTCGGCGTCTGCGAGGATGCTGTGGCGCTCTGGGGCGAGGGCGCCCGGACCTTGCGGGACGCCGCCCGCTTCACGGTGGCGCGCAAGACCTGA
- a CDS encoding F0F1 ATP synthase subunit delta has product MAQNGSEAGPLVAGVAGRYASALFELARDERQVDAVAEALNQFDGLLKESADLRRLVRSPAFTPNEQVAAIGAVLDRAGIGRLAGNFIRLAASNRRLFALPGMIRAFRSLVQDSRGVVRAEVRVAERPSDALIEEIKASLRDIAKSDVDVDLVIDPSLIGGLVVRMGSRMIDASLKTKLNGIRLAMRAAR; this is encoded by the coding sequence GTGGCGCAGAACGGTTCCGAGGCTGGTCCCCTGGTCGCAGGCGTGGCGGGCCGGTACGCTTCCGCCCTCTTCGAGCTCGCGCGTGACGAGCGCCAGGTCGACGCAGTCGCCGAAGCACTCAATCAATTCGATGGCCTGCTGAAGGAGAGCGCGGACCTGCGTCGCCTCGTCCGCAGCCCGGCCTTCACCCCCAACGAGCAGGTCGCCGCCATCGGTGCCGTGCTCGACCGCGCCGGGATCGGCAGACTGGCCGGCAACTTCATCCGGCTCGCGGCCTCGAACCGGCGCCTCTTCGCCCTGCCGGGCATGATCCGCGCCTTCCGGTCTCTGGTCCAGGACTCGAGGGGCGTCGTGCGCGCCGAGGTGCGGGTGGCCGAACGGCCGTCCGACGCGCTGATCGAGGAGATCAAGGCGTCCCTGCGCGACATCGCCAAGTCCGACGTGGACGTCGATCTGGTCATCGATCCGAGCCTGATCGGCGGCCTCGTCGTCCGGATGGGCTCGCGCATGATCGACGCGTCCCTGAAGACCAAGCTCAACGGTATCCGCCTCGCGATGCGGGCCGCGCGGTAA
- a CDS encoding DsbA family protein, producing the protein MALSRRHLIAAAAGASLGAGLGHAAAQSYGQRVAVTGDDGRPVANSILPGEITGQIPDLRGVTYAGPREAQTTLYEFFDFNCPYCRKAAADVVALHESDPDLRVGLVNNPILSPQSAQAAKVMLAVQRKLGAAAAWGFYRTLLSKPGRIDGPGALTAAAALGIPQVDVEAIADSEEVRLALKSQMRMAADLGLYATPSYVLGNSGILGHPGANAMAKMIASTRRCDRLAC; encoded by the coding sequence ATGGCGCTGTCCCGTCGTCACCTCATCGCCGCCGCGGCCGGCGCGTCCCTGGGCGCCGGGCTCGGGCACGCGGCCGCGCAATCCTACGGCCAGCGCGTCGCGGTGACCGGCGATGATGGCCGGCCGGTCGCGAACTCGATCCTGCCGGGTGAGATCACCGGGCAGATCCCGGACCTGCGCGGGGTCACCTATGCGGGGCCGCGCGAGGCCCAGACCACGCTCTACGAGTTCTTCGACTTCAACTGCCCGTACTGCCGAAAGGCCGCGGCCGATGTGGTGGCGCTGCACGAATCGGATCCGGACCTGCGTGTCGGCCTGGTCAACAATCCGATCCTGTCGCCGCAATCCGCTCAGGCCGCAAAGGTGATGCTGGCCGTCCAGCGCAAGCTCGGCGCTGCGGCGGCCTGGGGATTCTACCGGACGCTGCTGAGCAAGCCCGGTCGCATCGACGGACCCGGCGCCCTGACGGCCGCGGCCGCGCTCGGCATCCCGCAGGTGGACGTCGAGGCGATCGCCGACAGCGAGGAGGTCCGGCTGGCGCTCAAGAGCCAGATGCGGATGGCGGCCGACCTCGGCCTCTACGCGACGCCCTCGTACGTCCTGGGCAACAGCGGGATCCTCGGTCACCCCGGCGCCAACGCCATGGCGAAGATGATCGCCAGCACGCGGCGGTGTGATCGCCTGGCCTGCTGA
- a CDS encoding 2-hydroxychromene-2-carboxylate isomerase, which translates to MARQPTLEFWYEFASSYSYLAAMRIEAAAADAGVTVRWRPFLVGPLFAAQGWTTSPFNLYPAKGKNMWRDVEREAARLGLPPLTRPAQFPQNSLSAVRAAVYGHDQDWLVPFSKAVFTASFAEGRSIAEPSAVVEILDSLGLDGTQTVRAAAGEANKTRLRVSVEEARSRGIYGAPTFLADDGELFWGNDRLDQALAWAVGDRPAGIR; encoded by the coding sequence ATGGCGCGCCAGCCAACCTTGGAGTTCTGGTACGAATTCGCCTCCTCGTATTCCTATCTGGCGGCGATGCGGATCGAGGCGGCCGCCGCCGATGCGGGCGTGACCGTGCGCTGGCGGCCGTTCCTGGTCGGGCCGCTCTTCGCGGCGCAGGGCTGGACGACGTCGCCGTTCAACCTCTATCCGGCCAAGGGCAAGAACATGTGGCGCGACGTGGAGCGCGAGGCCGCCCGACTCGGCCTGCCGCCGCTCACCCGTCCGGCCCAGTTTCCGCAGAACAGCCTCAGCGCGGTGCGAGCCGCGGTCTACGGGCACGACCAGGATTGGCTGGTGCCGTTCTCGAAGGCGGTCTTCACCGCGAGCTTCGCCGAAGGGCGCTCCATCGCCGAACCGTCCGCGGTGGTCGAGATCCTCGATTCGCTCGGTCTCGACGGCACCCAGACGGTGCGTGCCGCCGCCGGCGAGGCCAACAAGACCCGGCTCCGGGTCAGCGTCGAGGAGGCGCGGTCCCGCGGCATCTACGGCGCCCCGACCTTCCTGGCCGATGACGGCGAGCTGTTCTGGGGCAACGACCGTCTGGACCAGGCCCTGGCCTGGGCGGTTGGCGACCGCCCGGCCGGGATCCGGTAG
- the mtgA gene encoding monofunctional biosynthetic peptidoglycan transglycosylase, producing the protein MRRIVGALLLLPAVGFISTLTLALVYSAVTPPSTLMLGRWLTLQPVSRDAVPLSAIAPALPQAVIASEDQRFCLDYGVDFGAIREVVEDEDSPSRGASTIAMQTVKNVFLWPGRSYIRKAFEIPLALALDALWGKRRMMEIYLNIAEWGDGIYGAQAASRHWFGKDASRLSRGEAALLAAVLPNPITRSAGRPSPGVRRRAAQIQAMMGQIEGLTGCLRR; encoded by the coding sequence GTGCGCCGGATCGTGGGAGCGCTCCTGCTGCTCCCCGCCGTCGGATTCATCTCCACGCTCACGCTGGCGCTCGTCTATAGCGCGGTGACGCCGCCGTCGACTCTGATGCTCGGACGCTGGTTGACGCTTCAGCCCGTGAGCCGGGACGCGGTGCCGCTCTCGGCGATCGCGCCGGCGCTGCCCCAAGCGGTGATCGCCTCGGAGGACCAGCGTTTCTGCCTCGATTACGGCGTCGATTTCGGGGCCATCCGCGAGGTCGTGGAGGACGAGGATTCGCCGAGCCGAGGCGCCTCGACCATCGCCATGCAGACGGTGAAGAACGTCTTCCTGTGGCCGGGCCGGTCCTACATCCGGAAGGCGTTCGAGATCCCGCTCGCGCTGGCGCTGGACGCCCTCTGGGGCAAACGGCGGATGATGGAAATCTATCTCAACATCGCCGAATGGGGCGACGGCATCTACGGCGCGCAGGCGGCGAGCCGCCACTGGTTCGGCAAGGACGCGAGCCGGCTGAGCCGGGGAGAAGCCGCCCTTCTGGCCGCCGTGCTGCCGAACCCGATCACCCGCAGCGCCGGCCGCCCCTCCCCCGGGGTCCGCCGCCGCGCCGCGCAGATCCAGGCCATGATGGGACAGATCGAAGGGCTTACGGGCTGTCTCCGGCGATGA
- a CDS encoding argininosuccinate synthase has protein sequence MSDPAKSPVKKVVLAYSGGLDTSIILKWLQTTYGCEVITFTADLGQGEELEPARRKAELLGIKPENIYIEDLREEFVRDYVFPMFRANAVYEGVYLLGTSIARPLIAKKQIEIAEKVGADAVCHGATGKGNDQVRFELGYYALKPDVTVIAPWREWDLRSREQLIAFAEQHQIPIAKDKRGESPFSVDANLLHASSEGKVLEDPAIEVPDHVFSRTISPEQAPDTPTIITIGFERGDAVSIDGEALSPASLLAKLNQLGHDNGIGRLDLVENRFVGMKSRGMYETPGGTILLPAHRAIESITLDRGAAHLKDQLMPQYAELIYNGFWFSPEREMIQALIDKSQEKVTGTVRLKLYKGGVHVIGRESPHSLYDQDLVTFEEGAVAYDHRDAAGFIKLNALRLRTLAQRKKRDA, from the coding sequence ATGTCCGATCCCGCGAAGAGCCCCGTGAAGAAGGTGGTGCTGGCCTATTCCGGCGGCCTCGACACCTCCATCATCCTGAAGTGGCTGCAGACCACCTACGGCTGCGAGGTCATCACCTTCACGGCCGATCTCGGCCAGGGCGAGGAACTGGAGCCCGCCCGCCGCAAGGCGGAGCTGCTCGGCATCAAGCCCGAGAACATCTACATCGAGGACCTGCGCGAGGAGTTCGTACGGGACTACGTGTTCCCGATGTTCCGGGCCAACGCGGTCTACGAGGGGGTGTACCTGCTGGGCACCTCGATCGCGCGGCCGCTGATCGCCAAGAAGCAGATCGAGATCGCCGAGAAGGTCGGGGCCGACGCGGTCTGCCACGGCGCCACCGGCAAGGGTAATGATCAGGTCCGGTTCGAGCTCGGCTACTACGCGCTGAAGCCCGACGTCACGGTGATCGCCCCCTGGCGCGAGTGGGACCTGCGCTCGCGCGAGCAGCTGATCGCCTTCGCCGAGCAGCACCAGATCCCGATCGCCAAGGACAAGCGCGGCGAGAGCCCGTTCTCGGTGGATGCCAACCTTCTGCACGCCTCCTCGGAGGGCAAGGTGCTGGAGGATCCGGCCATCGAGGTGCCGGACCACGTCTTCTCCCGGACGATCTCCCCGGAGCAGGCGCCGGACACGCCGACCATCATCACCATCGGGTTCGAGAGGGGTGACGCGGTCTCGATCGACGGCGAGGCCCTGTCGCCCGCGAGCCTGCTGGCCAAGCTCAACCAGCTCGGCCACGACAACGGCATCGGCCGGCTCGACCTTGTGGAGAACCGCTTCGTCGGCATGAAGAGCCGCGGCATGTACGAGACGCCGGGCGGCACGATCCTGCTGCCGGCCCACCGGGCGATCGAATCGATCACGCTCGACCGTGGCGCGGCCCACCTCAAGGACCAGCTGATGCCGCAATACGCGGAGCTGATCTACAACGGCTTCTGGTTCTCGCCTGAGCGCGAGATGATCCAGGCGCTGATCGACAAGAGCCAGGAGAAGGTCACGGGCACGGTGCGGCTGAAGCTCTACAAGGGCGGCGTCCACGTGATCGGCCGCGAGAGCCCGCACTCGCTCTACGATCAGGACCTCGTGACGTTCGAGGAAGGCGCCGTGGCCTATGATCACCGCGACGCCGCGGGCTTCATCAAGCTGAACGCGCTCCGGCTGCGCACCCTGGCGCAGCGCAAGAAGCGGGACGCCTGA